The following are from one region of the Polaribacter marinaquae genome:
- a CDS encoding CoA transferase subunit B gives MLDKNGIAKRIAQEVQDGFYVNLGIGIPTLVANYVREDIEVEFQSENGVLGMGPFPFEGEEDADIINAGKQTITTLPGASFFDSATSFSMIRGKHVDLTILGAMEVAENGDIANWKIPGKMVKGMGGAMDLVASAENIIVAMMHSNKRGESKILTKCSLPLTGVGCVTKVVTNLAVLEVKDNAFHLLERAPGVSVEEIQNATEGTLVVNGEIPEMNI, from the coding sequence ATGTTAGATAAAAACGGAATTGCGAAAAGAATCGCACAAGAAGTTCAAGACGGATTTTACGTTAATTTAGGTATCGGTATTCCAACGTTAGTTGCCAATTATGTTAGAGAAGATATCGAAGTAGAATTTCAATCTGAAAATGGAGTTTTAGGTATGGGACCTTTTCCTTTTGAAGGCGAAGAAGATGCAGATATTATAAACGCAGGTAAACAAACAATAACCACATTGCCAGGAGCAAGTTTTTTTGATTCTGCAACTAGTTTCTCTATGATTAGAGGTAAACATGTAGATTTAACAATTCTTGGTGCTATGGAAGTTGCCGAAAATGGTGATATTGCCAACTGGAAAATTCCAGGAAAAATGGTAAAAGGAATGGGTGGCGCAATGGATTTAGTAGCATCTGCAGAAAACATTATTGTAGCCATGATGCATTCTAACAAACGTGGTGAATCTAAAATTTTAACAAAATGTTCTTTACCATTAACTGGCGTAGGTTGTGTTACTAAAGTGGTAACCAATTTGGCGGTTTTAGAAGTAAAAGATAATGCATTTCATCTTTTAGAAAGAGCACCAGGAGTTTCTGTAGAAGAAATACAAAATGCTACAGAAGGTACTTTGGTTGTAAACGGAGAAATTCCGGAAATGAATATTTAG
- a CDS encoding lytic transglycosylase domain-containing protein, translating to MRNFLVVFFIATSVFAQSPKDSTYKKITKADLFSDYDIVLIDSLLMDSKYKSPLYETSTYIIKDVENKDVSNVALTTEVLKERLQKVNAKTPFHIAYNPALEKVIKSYLKYRKRYYPALMAKAEYYFPMFERYLDQFDVPLEMKYLAIVESALDPTAKSRVGATGLWQFMYTTGVQYNLKVSSYVDERQDPVRATIAACKYLSNLYTIFGDWDLALAAYNSGPGNVAKAIKRSGGYRNYWNIRPFLPQETASYVPAFYATMYLFEYQKEHNLIAAPPQIRHFETDTIQIKKTISFDHVSETTGISSELIQFLNPAYKLDIIPFVEGKNYAIRLPRKNAFNFIENENAIYTLAAEDASKREKPLPKYFEMDKRIRYKVKSGDFLGKIANKFGVRISEIKRWNRLKNSRLKVGQRLSIYPKKLAIPKSSVKVSSTKKNTKSNKKGAYDLYTVQKGDSLWTISRKFKNVSVDEIKKWNDIWSAKSIKPGTKLKIYKS from the coding sequence ATGAGAAATTTTTTAGTAGTATTTTTTATAGCAACAAGTGTTTTTGCACAATCACCTAAAGATTCAACTTACAAGAAAATAACAAAAGCAGATTTATTCTCTGATTATGATATTGTTTTGATAGATAGTTTGTTAATGGATTCTAAATACAAGTCTCCGTTATACGAAACATCAACATATATTATAAAAGATGTAGAAAATAAAGACGTTTCTAATGTTGCTTTAACTACAGAGGTTTTAAAGGAAAGATTGCAAAAAGTAAATGCCAAAACACCTTTTCATATTGCCTATAATCCTGCTTTAGAAAAGGTAATAAAGTCTTATTTAAAATATAGAAAAAGATATTATCCTGCTTTAATGGCGAAAGCAGAATATTATTTTCCGATGTTCGAGAGATATTTAGACCAATTCGATGTTCCTTTAGAAATGAAATATTTGGCAATTGTAGAATCTGCTTTAGATCCTACGGCTAAATCTAGAGTTGGTGCAACAGGTTTATGGCAATTTATGTACACAACAGGTGTGCAATACAATTTAAAAGTTAGTTCTTATGTAGATGAGCGCCAAGATCCGGTTAGAGCAACTATTGCGGCTTGCAAATATTTATCTAATTTGTATACTATTTTTGGTGATTGGGATTTGGCTTTGGCAGCATATAATTCTGGTCCTGGTAATGTAGCAAAAGCAATTAAGCGTTCTGGGGGTTATAGAAATTACTGGAATATTCGCCCGTTTTTACCACAAGAAACAGCAAGTTATGTGCCTGCATTTTATGCAACAATGTATTTGTTTGAATATCAAAAAGAACATAATTTAATTGCGGCACCACCTCAAATTCGTCATTTCGAAACCGACACAATTCAAATAAAAAAGACAATTAGTTTCGATCATGTTTCGGAAACTACCGGTATAAGTTCAGAGTTGATTCAGTTTTTAAATCCGGCTTATAAGTTAGATATTATCCCTTTTGTAGAAGGAAAAAATTATGCAATTCGTTTACCAAGAAAGAATGCCTTTAATTTTATAGAAAATGAAAATGCAATTTACACTTTAGCAGCAGAAGATGCTTCTAAAAGAGAAAAGCCTTTACCTAAGTATTTTGAGATGGATAAACGTATTCGTTACAAAGTAAAAAGTGGAGATTTTTTAGGTAAAATAGCTAATAAATTTGGTGTTAGAATTAGTGAAATTAAAAGATGGAATAGATTAAAAAATAGTAGATTAAAAGTAGGGCAACGTTTAAGTATTTATCCAAAGAAATTGGCAATTCCAAAATCTTCCGTAAAAGTTTCATCAACCAAAAAAAATACGAAAAGTAATAAAAAAGGTGCTTACGACTTGTATACAGTGCAAAAGGGAGATTCACTATGGACAATTTCTAGAAAGTTTAAAAATGTTTCTGTAGATGAAATTAAAAAATGGAATGATATTTGGAGTGCAAAAAGTATTAAAC
- a CDS encoding exodeoxyribonuclease III — MKIISYNVNGIRAALKKGFIEWLEVAQPDVLCIQETKAHKEQLDLSVFEDAGYKYHYWFSAQKKGYSSVAILCKEKPNHIEYGTGIETMDFEGRNLRVDFDDVSVMSMYLPSGTNSDRLSYKFNYMDEIHEYLQNLKQEIPNLVICGDYNICHEAIDIHNPKMKGVSGFLPEERAWLGNFIDNGFIDSFRYLNPEKQQYSWWSYRANSRANNKGWRLDYAMVTAPLKDKISRAYILSEAKHSDHCPIAVELDL; from the coding sequence ATGAAGATAATATCTTATAACGTAAACGGAATTAGAGCCGCTTTAAAAAAGGGTTTTATAGAATGGTTAGAAGTAGCACAACCAGATGTACTTTGCATTCAAGAAACAAAAGCACATAAAGAACAATTAGATTTGTCTGTTTTTGAAGATGCAGGTTACAAATACCATTATTGGTTTTCAGCTCAAAAAAAAGGATATTCTTCAGTAGCAATTCTTTGTAAAGAAAAACCCAATCATATCGAATATGGTACAGGTATAGAAACCATGGATTTTGAAGGAAGAAATCTTCGAGTAGATTTTGATGATGTTTCTGTAATGAGCATGTATTTGCCATCTGGTACAAATTCTGATAGACTTAGTTATAAGTTTAATTATATGGATGAAATTCATGAGTATCTTCAAAATTTAAAACAAGAAATACCAAATCTAGTTATTTGTGGTGATTATAATATTTGTCATGAGGCAATTGATATTCACAATCCAAAAATGAAAGGTGTTTCTGGGTTTTTACCAGAAGAAAGAGCTTGGTTAGGTAATTTTATTGATAATGGTTTTATAGATAGTTTTCGTTATTTAAATCCAGAGAAACAACAATATTCTTGGTGGAGTTACAGAGCAAATTCAAGAGCAAACAATAAAGGTTGGCGTTTAGATTATGCAATGGTTACAGCACCTTTAAAAGACAAGATTTCTAGAGCTTATATTTTATCAGAAGCTAAACATTCCGACCATTGCCCAATCGCAGTAGAATTAGATTTATAG
- a CDS encoding penicillin-binding protein 1A: MAKKETTSFKKYLKWFWGIVLGGFTLILLLFLYTAWDPFDALPSFEELENPQTNLATEVISIDGKTIGKYATENRTPITFKELPTNLINALVATEDERFYEHSGIDFRGTARAVVKLGAGGGASTITQQLAKNLFTKRASGNKIKRVIQKAKEWIVAIKLERQYTKQEIIAMYLNTQDFIFRAVGIRSASRIYFGKEAKDLDLQEAAIIVAMLKNPRQYNPHREISKKKSLNRRNVVFAQMYKNSFITEEEKDSLQKLPLKINFTPESHSDGYATYFRGHLQKVMRKWVKEHPKPNGEEYNIFEDGLKIYVTLDSRMQQYAEEAVNEHMANLQKYFFKEQKNNKTAPFLDIEKSQVAGILNRAKKNSERYKRLKKAGKSSKYIDEVFKKKTAMKVFSYKGDIDTIMSPNDSIKYYKYFLRSGLLSIEPQTGHIKAWVGGVNYKHFKFDAVEQQKRQVGSTFKPFVYATAINQLKLSPCTEFPNIPYTIPQGKYGIPEAYTPENSNSKYGGMLTLKEGLAGSVNTMSARLVDMVSPENVVRLAKSAGIETDIPANPSIALGAVDLSLLEMVSAYSTFANRGLRVSPMIITRIEDKNGTVLEEFTPKTQEVLSEESSYVVLNLLEGVTQSGSGARLRSGYTAYPKIVTGFPYKFTNAIAGKTGTTQNQSDGWFMGVVPNLATGVWTGGEDRSTHFPGIGYGQGATMSLPSWALFMQKCYADKSLKISKAEFDKPENLSININCEEDTDDKNNKEEEEVVPEEDTDF, translated from the coding sequence ATGGCAAAAAAAGAAACTACAAGTTTTAAAAAATATTTAAAATGGTTCTGGGGAATTGTTTTAGGAGGTTTTACACTAATCTTATTGTTGTTTTTGTATACAGCCTGGGATCCTTTTGATGCTTTACCATCTTTTGAAGAATTAGAAAATCCGCAGACCAATTTAGCAACAGAAGTTATTTCTATTGATGGTAAAACAATAGGAAAATATGCAACAGAAAACAGAACGCCAATTACTTTTAAAGAGTTGCCAACAAATTTGATAAATGCATTAGTTGCAACAGAAGACGAGCGTTTTTACGAACATTCTGGTATTGATTTTAGAGGAACAGCAAGAGCTGTAGTAAAGTTAGGTGCTGGCGGTGGTGCTAGTACAATTACACAACAACTGGCTAAAAATTTATTTACCAAAAGAGCTTCTGGTAACAAGATAAAAAGAGTTATACAGAAAGCAAAAGAATGGATTGTTGCCATCAAATTAGAACGCCAATACACAAAGCAAGAAATAATTGCAATGTACTTAAATACGCAAGATTTTATTTTTAGAGCAGTAGGTATTCGATCTGCTTCAAGAATTTATTTTGGTAAAGAAGCTAAAGATTTAGATTTACAAGAAGCAGCAATTATTGTTGCGATGTTAAAAAATCCTAGACAATACAATCCTCATAGAGAAATCTCAAAAAAGAAATCTTTAAATAGAAGAAATGTGGTTTTTGCTCAGATGTATAAAAATAGTTTTATCACAGAAGAAGAAAAAGATTCATTGCAAAAATTACCTTTAAAAATTAACTTTACTCCAGAAAGTCATAGTGATGGTTATGCCACTTATTTTAGAGGGCACTTACAAAAAGTGATGCGTAAATGGGTAAAAGAACACCCAAAACCCAACGGAGAAGAGTATAATATTTTTGAGGATGGATTAAAAATCTATGTAACTTTAGATTCTAGAATGCAACAGTATGCAGAAGAAGCCGTAAATGAGCATATGGCAAATTTGCAGAAATACTTTTTTAAAGAACAGAAAAATAATAAAACAGCTCCTTTTTTAGATATTGAAAAAAGCCAAGTTGCCGGAATTTTAAATAGAGCTAAGAAAAACTCTGAAAGATATAAGCGATTAAAAAAAGCAGGAAAATCTTCAAAATATATAGATGAAGTTTTTAAGAAAAAAACTGCAATGAAAGTGTTTTCTTATAAAGGAGATATTGACACAATTATGTCTCCAAACGATTCAATTAAATATTATAAATATTTTTTACGTTCTGGTTTATTATCAATAGAACCACAAACAGGGCACATTAAAGCTTGGGTTGGTGGCGTAAATTATAAACACTTTAAGTTTGATGCAGTAGAACAACAAAAAAGGCAAGTAGGTTCTACCTTTAAGCCATTTGTATATGCAACTGCAATTAATCAATTAAAATTGTCACCATGTACAGAGTTTCCTAATATTCCTTATACGATTCCGCAAGGAAAATATGGAATTCCAGAAGCTTATACACCAGAGAATTCTAACTCTAAGTATGGCGGAATGTTAACGCTTAAAGAAGGTTTAGCAGGTTCTGTAAATACAATGTCTGCAAGATTAGTAGATATGGTTTCACCAGAAAATGTTGTTCGATTGGCAAAGTCTGCGGGTATCGAAACTGATATACCGGCAAATCCTTCTATCGCTTTAGGTGCTGTAGATTTATCATTATTAGAAATGGTTAGTGCTTATTCTACTTTTGCAAATAGAGGTTTGCGCGTTAGCCCTATGATTATTACAAGAATAGAAGATAAAAACGGAACAGTTTTAGAAGAATTTACACCAAAAACACAAGAAGTTTTAAGTGAAGAATCTTCTTATGTTGTTTTAAATCTTTTAGAAGGTGTAACTCAATCTGGTTCTGGTGCAAGATTGCGTTCTGGCTATACCGCTTATCCAAAAATTGTAACGGGTTTTCCATATAAATTTACGAATGCAATTGCAGGTAAAACGGGTACAACTCAGAATCAATCAGATGGTTGGTTTATGGGTGTTGTGCCAAATTTGGCAACTGGAGTTTGGACTGGTGGAGAGGATAGATCTACGCATTTTCCGGGTATTGGTTACGGGCAGGGAGCAACTATGTCTTTACCTTCTTGGGCTTTATTTATGCAAAAATGTTATGCTGATAAAAGTTTAAAAATTAGTAAAGCAGAATTTGATAAGCCAGAAAACTTGTCGATAAATATCAATTGCGAAGAAGATACAGACGATAAGAATAATAAAGAAGAAGAAGAGGTTGTGCCAGAAGAAGATACAGACTTTTAA
- a CDS encoding CoA transferase subunit A, whose amino-acid sequence MINKKVKNVQEALQGVKDKMTFMLGGFGLCGIPENAISELVKLNVRDVTCISNNAGVDDFGLGLLLQNKQIKKMISSYVGENDEFERQMLSGELEVELTPQGTLAEKCRAAQAGFPAFYTPAGYGTEVAEGKETREFDGKMYVLEPAFKADFAFVKAWKGDAAGNLVFKGTSRNFNPNMCGAATITVAEVEELVEVGELDPNNIHIPGIFIQRIFEGKDYEKRIEQRTVRQRS is encoded by the coding sequence ATGATTAATAAAAAAGTTAAAAATGTACAAGAAGCCTTACAAGGTGTTAAAGACAAAATGACCTTTATGCTAGGTGGTTTTGGTTTGTGTGGTATTCCTGAAAATGCAATTTCAGAATTGGTAAAATTAAACGTTAGAGATGTTACATGTATTTCTAACAATGCTGGGGTAGACGATTTTGGTTTGGGTTTATTACTTCAAAATAAACAAATAAAAAAGATGATTTCTTCTTATGTTGGCGAAAACGACGAATTCGAAAGACAAATGTTGTCTGGTGAATTGGAAGTAGAATTAACGCCACAAGGAACTTTAGCAGAAAAATGTAGAGCTGCACAAGCAGGTTTCCCTGCATTTTATACGCCAGCAGGTTACGGTACAGAAGTAGCAGAAGGTAAAGAAACAAGAGAATTTGATGGTAAAATGTATGTTTTAGAACCCGCTTTTAAAGCAGATTTTGCTTTTGTAAAAGCTTGGAAAGGTGATGCAGCAGGTAATCTTGTGTTTAAAGGAACCTCTAGAAACTTTAATCCAAATATGTGTGGTGCAGCTACAATTACTGTTGCAGAAGTAGAAGAGTTGGTAGAAGTTGGTGAGTTAGATCCAAACAATATTCATATTCCAGGAATTTTTATACAAAGAATTTTTGAAGGAAAAGATTACGAGAAAAGAATTGAACAACGAACTGTAAGACAAAGAAGCTAA